The Pseudokineococcus lusitanus genome includes the window GCGGAAGCGCTCGACCTCGTCCTCGGCCTCGCCCTCCTCCTCGGGGACGCCCACCGCGCTCGCGTCGAGCACCTCCTCGGCGCCGAGGATGCTGCAGCCGACGCGCAGGGCGAGGGCGATCGCGTCGGACGACCGCGCGCTGACGACAACGCCGCCGTCGAGCACCAGCTCGGCGTAGAAGACGTCGTCCCGCACGGCGACGATCCGCACCTGCTCGAGCGTCCGCCCCAGGGCACCGATGACGTCGGTCATGAGGTCGTGCGTGAGGGGCCGGGGCGGCACGACGCCCTGCTGGGCGAAGGCGATGGCGCTGGCCTCCGGGGCGCCGACCCAGATCGGCAGGTAGCGCTCGCTGCCCGTCTCGCGCAGCAGCACGATCGGCTGGTTGGACGGCATCTCGACCCGGACTCCGACGACCTCGAGCTCACGCACGTCCTCACGGTAGCCCCGTCGGCCGGGACG containing:
- a CDS encoding bifunctional nuclease family protein, whose translation is MRELEVVGVRVEMPSNQPIVLLRETGSERYLPIWVGAPEASAIAFAQQGVVPPRPLTHDLMTDVIGALGRTLEQVRIVAVRDDVFYAELVLDGGVVVSARSSDAIALALRVGCSILGAEEVLDASAVGVPEEEGEAEDEVERFREFLDQVSAEDFEPTGDDGTPPGGPAEPRP